A window of the Corallococcus soli genome harbors these coding sequences:
- a CDS encoding IS5 family transposase — translation MSRGELTDAQWERLAGLLPPQQPARGRPNKDHREVLNGILWVLRTGAPWRDVPREQFGSWKTLSSRFYRWQEAGIWARVLRQLQAEAHEDGHLDWALHFMDASVIRAHQHAAGARGTPSKGGKLKRLAAARGGFSTKLHVRAEGEGRPLVFALTAGQRHETQAFEALMTGGSVPRAHSPGAPRRLPDALVGDKGYSYNTLRVWCREHGVQAIIPTRSNQPRQRTFRRAAYRKRCRVECLFNRLKQNRRVATRYEKRAANYLAMVHIASIRLWL, via the coding sequence ATGAGTCGAGGAGAGTTGACCGACGCCCAATGGGAGCGACTGGCCGGGCTGCTGCCACCGCAGCAGCCAGCCAGGGGGCGCCCGAACAAGGACCACCGGGAAGTGCTCAACGGCATCCTCTGGGTGCTGCGCACGGGCGCGCCATGGCGCGACGTGCCGCGGGAGCAATTCGGCAGTTGGAAGACGCTCAGCAGCCGATTCTACCGGTGGCAGGAGGCAGGAATCTGGGCCCGCGTGCTGCGGCAGTTGCAAGCCGAAGCGCACGAGGACGGGCACTTGGACTGGGCGTTGCACTTCATGGACGCCAGCGTCATTCGGGCCCACCAGCACGCGGCCGGCGCGCGAGGCACGCCGTCAAAAGGGGGGAAGCTGAAGCGCTTGGCCGCAGCCAGGGGGGGCTTCTCCACCAAGCTGCACGTCCGGGCGGAGGGAGAGGGCCGGCCGCTCGTCTTCGCACTGACGGCGGGCCAGCGCCACGAGACGCAGGCCTTCGAAGCGTTGATGACGGGCGGAAGCGTCCCGCGTGCGCACTCGCCGGGTGCGCCGCGCCGCCTGCCCGACGCGCTCGTGGGCGACAAGGGCTACAGCTACAACACCCTGCGCGTCTGGTGCCGCGAGCACGGAGTGCAGGCCATCATCCCGACCCGCTCGAACCAGCCCCGGCAACGCACCTTCCGGCGTGCCGCCTACCGCAAGCGCTGCCGCGTCGAGTGCCTCTTCAACCGTTTGAAGCAGAATCGGCGAGTGGCGACGCGCTACGAGAAGCGCGCCGCCAACTATCTGGCGATGGTCCACATCGCCTCCATCCGCCTCTGGCTCTAG
- a CDS encoding serine/threonine-protein kinase — MKTTPSARPDTAKSARPESRSAPEDPLLGTQVGEFVIQERIGAGGMGVVYRAEHPLIGKQAAIKVMRLELVSPQQVQRLLVEARSVNAIRHPGIIDIFGFGSLPDGRPYVIMELLQGRPLSDFARAKSRMDLESVVWVMDQMLAALGAAHRAGVVHRDLKPANVFVVEAPETPTAVKLVDFGIAKLLESRDTPLTSDGSIIGTPEFMAPEQIRGGSVGPETDLYAAGVMLFQMITGVRPFQGDSIQVMFAHLDQPAPAPSSRAPGIPPELDALVLHLLAKEPAARPGSAEEVREKLKRIPLRVAPHAPSATKRDAVQGPPSSGSDAFTPETLEALKALRGSQGRGWWMGGALVLLGLGAAVLWPRPPAPPAVVAPAPPVVVDPAPPAVTPPVPTPLPSEAQSPPQPPLPGKDEPVASPLPESTSPAPSVPQRPSKGSLEQAQLMRRIQSHSKELYRRSGKNEPPADLKAGLVLIKKSAAKATTEQERAYIEETLRAWEARLDKLLPPPR, encoded by the coding sequence ATGAAAACCACCCCTTCCGCACGACCCGATACCGCGAAGAGCGCACGTCCGGAGTCGCGGTCCGCACCCGAGGACCCACTGCTGGGCACCCAGGTGGGTGAGTTCGTCATCCAGGAGCGCATTGGCGCCGGTGGCATGGGCGTGGTGTACCGCGCGGAGCACCCGCTCATTGGCAAGCAGGCGGCCATCAAGGTCATGCGCCTGGAACTCGTCTCCCCGCAGCAGGTGCAGCGCCTGTTGGTGGAGGCCCGGTCCGTCAACGCCATCCGGCACCCGGGCATCATCGACATCTTCGGCTTTGGCAGCCTCCCGGACGGGCGCCCCTACGTCATCATGGAGTTGCTCCAGGGCCGGCCGCTCTCCGATTTCGCCCGCGCGAAGAGCCGGATGGACCTGGAGAGCGTGGTCTGGGTCATGGATCAGATGCTGGCCGCGCTGGGGGCGGCGCACCGAGCGGGCGTGGTGCACCGCGACCTGAAGCCCGCCAATGTCTTCGTGGTCGAAGCGCCGGAGACTCCCACGGCCGTCAAGCTGGTCGACTTCGGCATCGCCAAGCTGCTGGAGTCGCGCGACACGCCCCTCACCTCGGATGGATCCATCATCGGCACGCCGGAGTTCATGGCGCCCGAGCAGATCCGCGGCGGCAGCGTGGGCCCGGAGACGGATCTGTACGCGGCAGGCGTGATGCTGTTCCAGATGATCACCGGCGTGCGCCCGTTCCAGGGCGATTCCATCCAGGTGATGTTCGCGCACCTGGACCAGCCAGCGCCGGCTCCCTCGTCGCGCGCCCCGGGCATCCCGCCGGAACTCGATGCGTTGGTGCTGCATCTGCTGGCGAAAGAGCCCGCGGCAAGGCCCGGTTCGGCGGAGGAGGTGCGTGAGAAACTGAAGCGCATCCCGCTGCGCGTGGCCCCGCATGCGCCGTCCGCCACGAAGCGCGACGCCGTCCAGGGGCCGCCCTCCTCGGGTTCCGATGCCTTCACGCCCGAAACCCTGGAGGCCCTCAAGGCCCTCCGTGGTTCTCAAGGGCGTGGCTGGTGGATGGGAGGAGCGCTGGTGCTCCTGGGCCTGGGCGCCGCCGTCCTCTGGCCAAGGCCTCCCGCCCCGCCAGCCGTCGTGGCACCGGCACCGCCGGTCGTCGTGGATCCAGCACCACCAGCTGTCACACCTCCCGTCCCCACGCCGCTCCCGAGCGAGGCGCAATCCCCGCCGCAACCTCCGCTTCCCGGGAAGGACGAACCGGTCGCGTCCCCCCTCCCAGAGTCCACCAGTCCCGCGCCCTCCGTTCCCCAACGCCCCTCCAAGGGCTCACTGGAGCAGGCTCAACTGATGCGGCGCATCCAGTCGCACTCCAAGGAGCTGTACAGGCGCAGTGGGAAGAACGAGCCCCCCGCTGACCTGAAGGCTGGGCTGGTGCTGATCAAGAAATCCGCCGCCAAGGCGACCACGGAGCAGGAGCGCGCGTACATCGAGGAGACGCTCCGCGCGTGGGAGGCTCGCCTCGACAAGCTGCTCCCTCCGCCGCGCTGA
- a CDS encoding serine/threonine protein kinase: MKSSSSPGIDPAKDTGPASRSTASDSLLGTQVGEFVIQERIGAGGMGVVYRAVHPLIGKQAAIKVMRLELVSPQQIQRLLVEARSVNAVRHQGIIDIFGFGILPDERPYVTMELLQGCPLSDFVRAKHRMPLESAVWVMDQMLAALGAAHAAGVVHRDLKPANVFVVESAGVPTVVKLVDFGIAKLLESCESPLTSEGSIIGTPEYMSPEQVRGTSVGPPTDLYAVGVMLFQMLTGVRPFQGESLQVMFAHVNQPPPVPSSLIPGLPPELDALVLQLLAKEPGARPASAEVVRERLKRIPLRATPHAPSVPSRDAPPVEAATGSDTITAASQEGFKPSRASRRHAAWVGGSLMLLGLGAAVLWPARQAPPAVVAAQPKASLTDRVEEPATVEVQAPVAQQAVKDETPATAEPSVIQPDVAVAAPVKPLTVSETSEPRNETPAPASSSPPKKSVKRVRAGAPEHKAAVRSGPTKEDKAAQDNLSGRLKRIFKRVKGHWGEEPPTDLKEALVRLNRSAADASTEQECAEVELNLDKWETRFQAQLPPP; the protein is encoded by the coding sequence ATGAAAAGCTCCTCATCCCCTGGAATTGATCCCGCGAAGGACACAGGACCAGCGTCGCGGTCCACCGCATCAGATTCACTGCTGGGCACGCAGGTGGGCGAGTTCGTCATCCAGGAGCGCATTGGTGCGGGCGGCATGGGCGTGGTGTACCGCGCCGTGCATCCGCTCATCGGAAAACAGGCGGCCATCAAGGTCATGCGCCTGGAGCTCGTCTCCCCCCAGCAGATCCAGCGACTGCTCGTGGAGGCCCGCTCCGTCAATGCCGTCCGGCATCAGGGGATCATCGACATCTTCGGCTTCGGCATCCTTCCGGACGAGCGGCCCTACGTCACGATGGAGCTCCTCCAGGGATGCCCGCTGTCTGACTTCGTGCGCGCGAAGCACCGGATGCCGCTGGAGAGCGCGGTCTGGGTCATGGATCAGATGTTGGCCGCGCTGGGTGCCGCGCATGCGGCGGGCGTGGTGCACCGCGACCTGAAGCCCGCGAACGTCTTCGTTGTCGAGTCCGCAGGGGTGCCGACCGTCGTCAAGCTGGTCGACTTCGGCATCGCGAAGTTGCTGGAGTCATGCGAGAGCCCCCTGACGTCGGAAGGCTCCATCATCGGAACGCCGGAGTACATGTCGCCGGAGCAGGTCCGAGGCACCAGCGTGGGCCCTCCGACGGATCTCTACGCGGTGGGCGTGATGCTGTTCCAGATGCTCACCGGCGTGCGCCCGTTCCAGGGCGAATCCCTCCAGGTGATGTTCGCGCACGTCAACCAGCCCCCACCGGTGCCTTCGTCCCTCATCCCGGGCCTCCCACCTGAACTCGACGCGCTGGTGCTTCAACTGCTGGCGAAGGAACCTGGAGCACGGCCTGCTTCGGCGGAAGTGGTGCGGGAACGGCTGAAGCGGATTCCCCTGCGAGCAACGCCCCATGCGCCATCGGTCCCGAGCCGAGACGCCCCTCCCGTGGAGGCTGCCACCGGGAGCGACACCATCACGGCGGCATCTCAGGAGGGGTTCAAGCCCTCCCGCGCATCACGAAGGCACGCGGCGTGGGTGGGTGGCTCACTGATGCTCCTGGGTCTGGGAGCCGCCGTCCTCTGGCCAGCGCGCCAGGCACCGCCAGCCGTCGTGGCTGCGCAACCCAAGGCATCGCTCACCGACAGGGTCGAGGAACCGGCCACCGTCGAAGTCCAGGCCCCCGTGGCGCAGCAAGCCGTCAAGGACGAGACGCCGGCCACCGCCGAGCCCTCCGTGATACAGCCAGACGTCGCGGTCGCGGCTCCCGTGAAACCTCTCACGGTGAGCGAAACCAGCGAACCTCGCAACGAAACGCCAGCTCCTGCCAGCTCCTCGCCCCCCAAGAAGAGCGTGAAGAGGGTCCGCGCCGGGGCCCCCGAGCATAAGGCTGCCGTGCGCTCAGGCCCCACCAAGGAAGACAAGGCCGCACAGGACAATCTCAGCGGGCGCCTCAAGCGCATTTTCAAGCGGGTAAAGGGCCACTGGGGGGAGGAACCTCCCACGGACCTGAAGGAGGCGCTCGTACGGCTCAATCGCTCCGCCGCCGATGCGAGCACGGAGCAGGAGTGCGCGGAGGTCGAGTTGAACCTCGACAAATGGGAGACGCGCTTCCAGGCGCAGCTGCCTCCGCCCTAA
- a CDS encoding NAD(P)H-dependent flavin oxidoreductase yields the protein MPGPPPAICVLEGNALKTRLTRAVGIHYPFVGAGMAFVSLPPLVIAVSEAGGLGMLGTAPEPPLVLEARLKAIRAGTQRPYGVDFIVDRAEPHGFTSRDHIDTCVAAKVPVVVFHWSLPPLEWIHALKAAGTRVWMQAGTVDVARQALDAGMEGLIAQGRQAGGRNLGSTPTLALVREFRALSSDMLVLAAGGIADGFSAARALHQGADGVWVGTRLIASVEAYAHPLYKQRLVDGDAGDTTLTTLFGPEWPGKRMRVIRNRTVREWAGRESRVPPPGAVPETIGTTRLFPGVLDVQYVMPKFSSFLPTPDTQGDLEEMSLPAGGASMSRIDTVQPAGQIVVEMMERARRLLESPEGLDEEDEDDRG from the coding sequence TTGCCCGGGCCCCCGCCGGCCATCTGCGTGCTGGAGGGCAACGCGCTGAAGACGCGGCTGACGCGCGCCGTGGGCATCCACTACCCCTTCGTGGGCGCGGGAATGGCGTTCGTGTCCCTGCCGCCGCTGGTCATCGCGGTGTCGGAGGCGGGCGGGCTGGGGATGCTGGGCACGGCGCCGGAGCCGCCGCTGGTGCTGGAGGCACGCCTGAAGGCCATCCGGGCAGGCACCCAGCGTCCCTACGGCGTGGACTTCATCGTGGACCGGGCGGAGCCGCATGGCTTCACGTCGCGAGACCACATCGACACATGCGTCGCGGCGAAGGTGCCGGTGGTGGTGTTCCACTGGTCGTTGCCGCCGCTGGAATGGATTCACGCGCTGAAGGCCGCAGGGACGCGGGTGTGGATGCAGGCGGGGACGGTGGACGTGGCGCGGCAGGCCCTGGACGCCGGGATGGAGGGGCTCATCGCCCAGGGACGGCAGGCGGGAGGCCGCAACCTGGGCAGCACGCCGACGCTGGCGCTGGTGCGCGAGTTCCGCGCGCTGTCGAGCGACATGCTGGTGCTGGCGGCGGGAGGCATCGCGGACGGCTTCAGCGCGGCGCGCGCGCTGCATCAGGGCGCGGACGGTGTCTGGGTGGGCACGCGGCTCATCGCGTCGGTGGAGGCGTACGCGCACCCGCTCTACAAGCAGCGGCTGGTGGACGGGGATGCGGGCGACACGACCCTGACGACGCTGTTCGGTCCGGAGTGGCCGGGCAAGCGCATGCGGGTGATCCGCAACCGCACGGTGCGCGAGTGGGCGGGGCGTGAGTCGCGCGTTCCGCCGCCAGGGGCGGTGCCGGAGACCATCGGGACGACGCGGCTGTTTCCCGGCGTGCTGGACGTGCAGTACGTGATGCCGAAGTTCAGCTCCTTCCTGCCCACGCCCGACACGCAGGGCGACCTGGAGGAGATGAGCCTGCCGGCCGGGGGCGCGAGCATGTCGCGCATCGACACGGTGCAGCCCGCCGGGCAGATCGTCGTGGAGATGATGGAGCGGGCCCGCCGGCTCCTGGAGTCACCCGAGGGGCTGGATGAGGAGGACGAGGACGACCGGGGTTAG
- a CDS encoding spermidine synthase has translation MDPVITEDAQGRRSLRFGEGGARQSVVWPGEPLRLELPYTRMAMVALAFVPRPENVLAVGLGGGAMPMFLRAVLPDTHIDVVEVDGAVVEAAKQYCGFQEDALLRAHVADGRAFIESDGPPYDVILLDAYGADHIPLHLATREFLGAARARLTRGGVVVGNVWESAANPLYDAMVRTYQVSFHGLSLFEVPSSTNRILVGLEGPLRLTREALVAQARRVERDLGLPFRLGAMVAQRYRPLTRRLKRGRVLTDAGLGQPDLFLDE, from the coding sequence GTGGACCCCGTCATCACCGAGGATGCACAGGGGCGCCGCTCGCTGCGCTTCGGTGAAGGGGGCGCGCGCCAGAGCGTGGTGTGGCCCGGTGAGCCGCTGCGGCTGGAGCTGCCCTACACACGCATGGCGATGGTGGCGCTGGCGTTCGTGCCCCGCCCGGAGAACGTGCTCGCGGTGGGGCTGGGCGGTGGGGCCATGCCCATGTTCCTGCGCGCGGTGCTGCCCGACACGCACATCGACGTGGTGGAGGTGGACGGGGCGGTGGTGGAGGCCGCGAAGCAGTACTGCGGCTTCCAGGAGGACGCGCTGCTGCGGGCGCACGTGGCGGACGGGCGGGCCTTCATCGAGTCCGACGGGCCGCCGTACGACGTCATCCTCCTGGACGCGTATGGGGCGGACCACATCCCCCTGCACCTGGCGACGCGCGAGTTCCTGGGGGCGGCGCGCGCGCGGCTGACGCGGGGCGGGGTGGTGGTGGGCAACGTGTGGGAGTCCGCCGCGAACCCGCTCTACGACGCGATGGTGCGCACCTACCAGGTGAGCTTCCACGGGCTGTCCCTCTTCGAGGTGCCCTCCAGCACCAACCGCATCCTGGTGGGTCTGGAAGGTCCCCTGCGGCTGACGCGTGAGGCGCTGGTCGCCCAGGCCCGGCGCGTGGAGCGCGACCTGGGCCTCCCGTTCCGATTGGGGGCCATGGTGGCGCAGCGCTACCGGCCCCTGACGCGGCGGCTCAAGCGGGGCCGGGTGCTGACGGACGCAGGGCTGGGGCAGCCCGACCTCTTCCTGGATGAGTGA
- a CDS encoding M91 family zinc metallopeptidase has product MAPIGKTGSRPSPVVKSETAATPAARPNAVKAAVSQRMKDGFDAGPRVAPARPQVLKEIGTHSHGDEGKKSGGLFGDLGSAIGKAVKNAAKAVVDATKPQVSTNAAGNTVVDLGVGNNTAKVSQSADGGLSITSGKDTVTLTAEQAKGAIINGGAGDDSITLDASVTHDLTLDGGEGNDKLVGGKGNDTLVGGAGNDTVIGGEGKDTLSGLDGDDYLEGGAGDDRIEGGAGRDVLYGLDGNDEMSGGGERDYMDAGAGDDKVDGGEGDDQVIGGRGNDALSGGAGNDAVAGGAGKDTVEGGEGTDKLYVEEDETTADAAKGEREIVDMTDADKRGSSVSVTGSAEFQARTQSDLDAMRSLPSGQDLLRSLDASGKKTTIRETSAGNSAGGTNFNDGFMNKDGTAGKGTDSQVNYNTTRISLGSEEWMNRPPVVGLFHELVHASDMVNGTLALGEKNGTRNLETSAVGLPVDLDQNAATPDVVQGGRPGENVLRDDLNLPTRPRY; this is encoded by the coding sequence ATGGCCCCGATTGGAAAGACCGGTTCGCGTCCCTCGCCCGTGGTGAAGTCGGAGACGGCGGCGACGCCCGCGGCCCGCCCCAACGCGGTGAAGGCCGCCGTGTCCCAGCGGATGAAGGACGGCTTCGACGCGGGTCCTCGCGTGGCGCCGGCGCGTCCCCAGGTGCTGAAGGAGATCGGGACGCATTCTCACGGGGATGAGGGCAAGAAGTCCGGCGGCCTCTTTGGCGACCTGGGGTCGGCCATCGGCAAGGCCGTGAAGAACGCGGCGAAGGCGGTCGTGGACGCCACGAAGCCGCAGGTGAGCACCAACGCCGCCGGCAACACGGTGGTGGACCTGGGCGTGGGCAACAACACCGCGAAGGTCTCCCAGTCCGCTGACGGCGGGCTGAGCATCACGTCCGGCAAGGACACCGTGACGCTCACGGCCGAGCAGGCGAAGGGCGCCATCATCAACGGCGGCGCTGGTGACGACTCCATCACGCTGGACGCGAGCGTCACGCACGACCTCACGCTGGACGGCGGCGAGGGCAACGACAAGCTGGTGGGCGGCAAGGGCAACGACACGCTCGTCGGCGGCGCGGGTAACGACACCGTCATCGGCGGCGAGGGCAAGGACACGCTCAGCGGCCTGGACGGCGACGACTACCTGGAAGGCGGCGCGGGCGATGACCGCATTGAGGGCGGCGCGGGCCGCGACGTGCTCTACGGCCTGGACGGCAACGATGAGATGTCGGGCGGCGGGGAGCGCGACTACATGGACGCGGGCGCGGGCGACGACAAGGTCGACGGTGGCGAGGGCGATGACCAGGTGATTGGCGGGCGCGGCAATGACGCGCTGAGCGGCGGCGCGGGCAACGACGCGGTGGCGGGCGGCGCGGGCAAGGACACCGTCGAGGGCGGCGAGGGCACCGACAAGCTGTACGTGGAAGAGGACGAGACGACCGCCGACGCCGCCAAGGGCGAGCGGGAGATCGTCGACATGACGGACGCGGACAAGCGCGGCTCGTCCGTCTCCGTCACGGGCAGCGCGGAGTTCCAGGCGCGCACCCAGTCGGACCTGGACGCGATGCGGTCGCTGCCCTCCGGCCAGGACCTGCTGCGCTCGCTGGACGCCAGCGGCAAGAAGACGACCATCCGCGAGACGTCCGCCGGCAACAGCGCGGGCGGCACGAACTTCAACGATGGCTTCATGAACAAGGACGGCACGGCGGGCAAGGGCACGGACTCGCAGGTGAACTACAACACCACGCGCATCTCGCTGGGCAGCGAGGAGTGGATGAACCGTCCTCCCGTGGTCGGCCTGTTCCACGAGCTGGTGCACGCCTCGGACATGGTGAACGGCACGCTGGCGCTGGGCGAGAAGAACGGCACGCGCAACCTGGAGACCTCCGCGGTGGGGCTGCCCGTCGACCTGGACCAGAACGCGGCCACGCCGGACGTCGTCCAGGGCGGCCGTCCCGGGGAGAACGTCCTGCGCGACGACCTGAACCTGCCCACCCGCCCGCGCTACTAG
- a CDS encoding peptidase M23, translating into MKLKTLMSTVATLAAAVGAGPATAATANGPICDTAAYVNSTTYYGCTGGSHTALDIGNGTCGEWNHRGMLVGNYHYYYYGGCAAACYGSNCNGGAGNYYVVSGGSGWDFRQLHFYANVSSGTKTCDRCALGLVGGTGSATGPHVHADNRQYGTRKSAWYTSVGTTCGTNAYCNNRLGVPTL; encoded by the coding sequence ATGAAGCTGAAGACGTTGATGTCCACCGTGGCGACGCTGGCCGCCGCGGTGGGGGCCGGACCGGCAACGGCGGCCACCGCGAACGGTCCCATCTGCGACACGGCGGCGTACGTGAACTCGACCACGTACTACGGCTGCACCGGCGGCAGCCACACGGCGCTGGACATCGGCAACGGCACCTGTGGCGAGTGGAACCACCGGGGCATGCTGGTGGGCAACTACCACTACTACTACTACGGCGGCTGCGCGGCGGCCTGCTACGGCTCCAACTGCAACGGGGGCGCGGGCAACTACTACGTGGTGTCGGGCGGCAGCGGCTGGGACTTCCGGCAGCTGCACTTCTACGCGAACGTCAGCTCCGGCACGAAGACGTGCGACCGCTGCGCCCTGGGGCTCGTGGGCGGCACGGGCAGCGCCACCGGCCCGCACGTGCACGCGGACAACCGTCAGTACGGCACGCGCAAGTCGGCCTGGTACACCAGCGTCGGCACCACGTGCGGCACCAACGCGTACTGCAACAACCGGCTGGGCGTCCCCACGCTGTAG
- a CDS encoding HEAT repeat domain-containing protein yields the protein MTSRPSFKVALAGLVLLVAVGVVWWRGAARSDVTGHSPSGSTSGPSLPVSGPATSASGTSAPAASKAPREQIPMPGCWDGLAALDQAATLESLHAAVSAAIQARDTALVAYLQERLTELVGEDPDKGLQLVSWAMKAAPPEPAIYLEALKAAPAVRHPRVSEKLLSVAEDKSLAAPDRASALDALETQHRFTPGTRDRLKAIALDDSADAAAWMATRTLGRVMKEDYQRTGTYAPYWKDLLDIGTTSEDMAVRLLALEMPSYSDPLLDSGSIDTLAKVMRTDKERDVREMAAFRLAVTEDPQKALSAFRAAFDGEQDLCVRWAFLRFAVRAAGADALPLVEEFARKDPRLRQDYLDFKALYATGTTDFARIWLGKKEHHDCVVEEGAPH from the coding sequence ATGACCTCTCGTCCCTCCTTCAAGGTCGCGCTCGCCGGCCTCGTGCTCCTCGTCGCCGTGGGCGTCGTGTGGTGGCGGGGTGCGGCCCGCTCCGACGTCACCGGCCATTCCCCGTCGGGCAGCACCTCGGGCCCGTCCCTTCCGGTATCCGGTCCCGCGACCAGCGCCTCCGGAACCTCCGCCCCCGCCGCGTCGAAGGCACCGCGTGAACAGATACCGATGCCCGGGTGCTGGGACGGGCTGGCGGCGTTGGACCAGGCCGCGACGCTGGAGTCGCTGCACGCGGCCGTGTCCGCCGCCATCCAGGCGCGGGACACGGCGCTGGTGGCCTACCTCCAGGAGCGCCTGACGGAGCTGGTGGGCGAGGATCCGGACAAGGGCCTGCAACTGGTGAGCTGGGCCATGAAGGCCGCGCCGCCGGAGCCGGCCATCTACCTGGAGGCCCTCAAGGCGGCCCCCGCCGTGCGCCACCCGCGCGTCAGCGAGAAGCTCCTGTCCGTGGCCGAGGACAAGTCGCTCGCGGCGCCCGACCGCGCCTCCGCGCTGGATGCGCTGGAGACCCAGCACCGCTTCACGCCGGGCACCCGCGACCGCCTCAAGGCCATCGCGCTGGACGACTCCGCGGACGCCGCCGCGTGGATGGCCACGCGCACGCTGGGCCGGGTGATGAAGGAGGACTACCAGCGCACCGGCACATATGCGCCGTACTGGAAGGACCTGCTGGACATCGGCACCACGTCGGAGGACATGGCCGTGCGGCTGCTCGCGCTGGAGATGCCGTCGTACTCCGACCCGCTGCTCGACTCGGGCTCCATCGACACGCTGGCGAAGGTGATGCGCACCGACAAGGAGCGCGACGTGCGCGAGATGGCCGCCTTCCGGCTCGCCGTCACCGAGGATCCCCAGAAGGCCCTGTCCGCGTTCCGCGCCGCCTTCGACGGGGAGCAGGACCTGTGCGTGCGCTGGGCCTTCCTGCGCTTCGCGGTGCGCGCGGCCGGCGCGGACGCCCTGCCGCTGGTGGAGGAGTTCGCCCGGAAGGACCCGCGCCTGCGGCAGGACTACCTGGACTTCAAGGCCCTGTACGCCACGGGCACGACGGACTTCGCGCGCATCTGGCTGGGCAAGAAGGAACACCACGACTGTGTCGTCGAGGAAGGAGCGCCGCACTGA
- a CDS encoding HEAT repeat domain-containing protein, whose product MLWLSLLPGLALAQAAPAPAPTQTACTVEGMLDEVRVAMKTGSPAYQRYARLRLKEAAIAMPPEALGRAVSQERDPAVLEAVGAALATKASNAQRPELLQPLLSRAKQDVDPGLRAAAVRALKGAPSVEFMAKNGDVVTYEQLVRDSAPEVRQAVVENLVTESAGIYFGHNAELAETAVKVAAASKDPAVATRLLGEVSMEAASPDAVRQLTSQLRSEDPGLRAAAARALGGVPGTESAGARRSLTALYRSDSDLAVRKSALEGLARLGPSQARPLLESLRGVDPRMDPEIEAWLGALKLNLQEWHLLLREKQRLRP is encoded by the coding sequence GTGCTCTGGCTGTCCCTGTTGCCCGGGCTCGCCCTCGCGCAGGCAGCACCCGCCCCGGCGCCCACCCAGACGGCCTGCACCGTGGAGGGCATGCTGGACGAGGTGCGCGTGGCCATGAAGACGGGCTCGCCCGCCTACCAGCGCTATGCGCGCCTGCGCCTCAAGGAGGCCGCCATCGCCATGCCGCCAGAGGCGCTGGGCCGGGCGGTGAGCCAGGAGCGCGACCCCGCCGTGCTGGAGGCCGTGGGCGCCGCGCTGGCCACCAAGGCGAGCAACGCGCAGAGGCCGGAGCTGCTCCAGCCGCTGCTGTCCCGCGCGAAGCAGGACGTGGATCCAGGCTTGAGGGCGGCGGCGGTGCGCGCGCTCAAGGGCGCGCCGTCGGTGGAGTTCATGGCGAAGAACGGCGACGTCGTCACCTACGAACAGCTCGTGCGTGACAGCGCGCCCGAGGTGCGCCAGGCGGTGGTGGAGAACCTGGTGACGGAGAGCGCCGGCATCTACTTCGGCCACAACGCGGAGCTGGCGGAGACGGCGGTGAAGGTCGCCGCGGCGTCCAAGGACCCCGCGGTGGCCACCCGCCTGCTGGGTGAGGTCTCCATGGAGGCCGCGAGCCCGGACGCGGTGCGCCAGCTCACCTCCCAGCTGCGCTCGGAAGACCCGGGCCTGCGCGCGGCGGCGGCCAGGGCCCTGGGCGGCGTGCCGGGCACCGAGTCCGCCGGGGCACGCCGCTCGCTCACCGCCCTGTACCGGAGCGACAGCGACCTGGCGGTGCGCAAGTCGGCGCTGGAGGGGCTGGCGCGCCTGGGCCCGTCCCAGGCTCGGCCGCTGCTGGAGTCCCTGCGCGGCGTGGATCCGCGCATGGATCCCGAAATCGAGGCGTGGCTGGGCGCCCTCAAGCTGAACCTCCAGGAGTGGCACCTGCTGCTGCGAGAGAAGCAGCGGCTGCGCCCCTGA